From Aquipuribacter hungaricus, one genomic window encodes:
- a CDS encoding lipopolysaccharide biosynthesis protein gives MSSTPLEPGADSSLAGAPGDDRPGIRERAVVGVFWAAAQKWLVRISSLLAFVLLGRLLSPQEFGVVALAMAVITMLATISDAGFTPWVIQKRGLTPRAASTAFWISTAIGTVLAVALAALAVPVADLFDSPELRLVLPVLAGTLVIMGLSGVPAALLQRDLRFKELAVRQVVATVLSIVVAVGLALAGAGVWALVAQTVVRVVVACVILFWAGDFRPRLTFSRADAADMLGYGSKSLGVTLGGAARQSGEPFLVGAVLGTVALGYWTVAGRLASTVVDLCSAAIGSVAGPVFSELQDEPERLGRTFARLLSVGGFVLVPVMTAMALVSADLVPLLFGSQWAVSAGVASILAATWLFAGLANLQRNLLLGTGRAGRELTLTMGALVGQLGLVVLLGQWGLTAIAVGLSVWGGLVFAVRGAVIARDLGVGMSAYTQLLAVALAAGLAAGAVLAVVLGWDLEGAARLAVVALLGGAVFAGAAFLLARATVDDLRSSVLGVLARRRRRGAAAPGGGTVPR, from the coding sequence GTGAGCAGCACCCCCCTGGAGCCCGGTGCCGACAGCTCCCTCGCCGGCGCCCCGGGCGACGACCGGCCCGGCATCCGCGAGCGGGCGGTCGTCGGCGTGTTCTGGGCGGCCGCGCAGAAGTGGCTCGTCCGGATCAGCTCCCTGCTCGCGTTCGTCCTGCTCGGGCGCCTGCTCAGCCCGCAGGAGTTCGGCGTCGTGGCGCTCGCCATGGCCGTCATCACCATGCTGGCCACGATCAGCGACGCGGGCTTCACGCCCTGGGTGATCCAGAAGCGCGGCCTCACGCCCCGCGCGGCGTCGACGGCGTTCTGGATCTCCACCGCGATCGGCACCGTGCTCGCGGTGGCGCTGGCGGCCCTGGCCGTCCCCGTCGCCGACCTGTTCGACAGCCCCGAGCTCCGGCTCGTCCTCCCGGTGCTCGCGGGGACGCTCGTCATCATGGGGCTGTCCGGGGTCCCGGCGGCGCTGCTGCAGCGGGACCTCCGCTTCAAGGAGCTCGCGGTCCGCCAGGTCGTGGCCACGGTCCTGTCCATCGTCGTCGCCGTCGGGCTCGCCCTGGCCGGCGCCGGGGTCTGGGCGCTGGTCGCCCAGACCGTCGTCCGCGTGGTCGTCGCCTGCGTCATCCTGTTCTGGGCCGGCGACTTCCGGCCGCGGCTGACGTTCTCCCGCGCCGACGCGGCGGACATGCTCGGCTACGGCTCCAAGTCCCTCGGCGTGACGCTCGGCGGGGCCGCCCGCCAGTCCGGCGAGCCGTTCCTCGTCGGCGCCGTCCTCGGCACGGTCGCGCTCGGCTACTGGACCGTGGCGGGCAGGCTCGCCTCCACCGTCGTCGACCTGTGCTCCGCCGCCATCGGCTCGGTCGCCGGCCCCGTCTTCTCCGAGCTGCAGGACGAGCCGGAGCGGCTCGGGCGGACCTTCGCCCGGCTGCTGTCGGTCGGCGGCTTCGTCCTCGTCCCGGTCATGACGGCGATGGCTCTGGTGAGCGCCGACCTCGTCCCGCTGCTGTTCGGCTCCCAGTGGGCCGTGTCCGCCGGCGTCGCCAGCATCCTGGCGGCCACCTGGCTGTTCGCCGGGCTCGCCAACCTCCAGCGCAACCTCCTGCTCGGCACCGGCCGCGCGGGCCGGGAGCTCACCCTGACCATGGGTGCCCTGGTCGGGCAGCTCGGGCTGGTCGTGCTGCTGGGCCAGTGGGGGCTCACCGCCATCGCCGTCGGGCTGTCGGTCTGGGGCGGGCTGGTCTTCGCGGTGCGCGGCGCCGTCATCGCCCGCGACCTGGGGGTGGGCATGTCCGCCTACACCCAGCTGCTCGCCGTCGCCCTCGCCGCCGGTCTCGCTGCCGGTGCCGTGCTGGCGGTCGTGCTCGGGTGGGACCTCGAGGGGGCCGCCCGCCTGGCCGTGGTCGCGCTCCTGGGCGGCGCGGTGTTCGCCGGCGCGGCCTTCCTGCTGGCCCGCGCCACCGTCGACGACCTCCGGTCGTCGGTCCTCGGTGTCCTCGCGCGCCGCCGTCGCCGGGGTGCCGCGGCCCCCGGGGGCGGTACGGTCCCCCGGTGA